Proteins found in one Rhabdothermincola sediminis genomic segment:
- a CDS encoding lysophospholipid acyltransferase family protein, with protein sequence MSDEAQGSHRRPAIEKVKADREIIIPEGHRRGEQMTLGQRVMYRFLWWVVQIVARTYFRLSITGQHKVPASGAFIVSPIHRSNLDTPVVAAITRRRLRYMGKESLWKSRFGAWFLTTAGGFPVERASADRAALRASLEVLERGEPLVMFPEGTRQFGPTVQEMFEGPAYLAIRTQCPIVPVGIGGTERALGKGMKFPRPAKIAIVVGDPLMPPPKGESGRVSRRATRELTARLGEEIQRLFDEAQARAGHPNPVSG encoded by the coding sequence GTGAGCGACGAAGCGCAGGGATCGCATCGCCGACCGGCCATCGAGAAGGTCAAGGCCGACCGGGAGATCATCATCCCGGAGGGTCACCGGCGCGGCGAACAGATGACCTTAGGCCAGCGGGTGATGTACCGCTTCCTGTGGTGGGTGGTGCAGATCGTGGCCCGCACGTACTTCCGGCTGTCGATCACCGGCCAGCACAAGGTGCCCGCCAGCGGCGCGTTCATCGTCTCGCCCATCCATCGCTCGAACCTCGACACCCCGGTGGTGGCAGCGATCACCCGGCGGCGCCTCCGGTACATGGGGAAGGAATCGCTCTGGAAGAGCCGTTTCGGGGCGTGGTTCCTCACCACCGCGGGCGGCTTCCCGGTGGAGCGGGCCTCGGCCGATCGGGCTGCGCTGCGAGCCTCGCTGGAGGTCCTAGAACGGGGTGAGCCCCTGGTGATGTTCCCCGAAGGCACCCGCCAGTTCGGACCCACCGTGCAGGAGATGTTCGAGGGACCGGCGTACCTGGCGATCCGCACCCAGTGCCCGATCGTGCCGGTCGGCATCGGAGGCACCGAGCGGGCGCTGGGCAAGGGCATGAAGTTCCCGCGGCCGGCGAAGATCGCCATCGTCGTCGGCGATCCGCTCATGCCCCCTCCGAAGGGGGAGAGCGGTCGGGTGTCACGCCGGGCCACCCGGGAGCTGACTGCCCGCCTGGGTGAGGAGATCCAGCGGCTCTTCGACGAGGCGCAGGCCCGCGCCGGGCACCCGAACCCGGTGTCCGGGTAG